The DNA window CCGCGACCCTCTTCTATCTGGCAGCTCCTGTGCTTGGAGCTGGGCAGGTCTGGGCCGAACGCCTGGCCATCGTCTACATGATTGGCGCCGTCTTGCGCGTCTGCGACTCGCTTTTCGATTCGGGCATCGAGATCTACCAGCGCTCCGAAGTCTCCCGCGAAAAGCCCATGCGCGGCTACGTGCAAGTCGTACAGATCTTTCTCTATCTGGTTGGCGGCATCTTCATGCTCTCGACCCTGCTCGACAAGCAACCCTGGGGACTGCTCACCGGACTGGGTGCGATGAGTGCCGTGCTCCTACTGGTATTTCGCGATTCGATCCTGGGCTTTGTCGCCAGCATCCAGCTGGCATCCAACAATATGATCAGCCGGGGCGATTGGATCGAGATGCCCAGCTACGGCGCCGACGGGGACGTGATCGACATCTCATTGCACACCGTCAAGGTCCAGAACTGGGACAAGACGATCACCACGATCCCGACCTACGCCCTGATCAGCAATTCATTCAAGAACTGGCGCGGCATGTCGGAGTCCAACGGTCGGCGCATCAAGCGTTCGGTCAACATCGACCTCGGCACAATCCGCTTCTGCGACGACGAGATGCTGGAACGCTTCGCGAAAATCGAGTACCTGGGCGAGTACCTGGACGAGAAAAGGAGCGAACTCTCTCGCCACAACGAAGCAATCGAGGTCGACCTGGACGAACTCGCGAACGGTCGCCGTTTGACGAACGTGGGTACGTTCCGCGCCTACGTCGAGCGCTACCTGCGCGCACACCCCAAGATCCACATGGGCATGACCTTCCTGGTCCGGCAGCTGGCACCCGACGAAAAAGGACTGCCCATCGAGATCTACGTGTTTTCCAATGACCAGGACTGGGGCAACTACGAAGCGATCCAGGCGGACATCTTCGATCACATCCTGGCGGCCATCCCGCAATTCGATCTGCGGGTTTACCAGAGCCCCAGCGGCCACGACCTGGTGCTCGCGGGGCGAGCCGTCGGGGCCTCCGGCGCCCACTGAGCGCGGGCACCGGAGTGAGGAATGCGGATTAGGCCGTCATCTCCTTGATCAGTTCCTGCACCTTGATCGATTCGGCGCTCGGTGCACCGGCGGTCTGCATCTGCATGAGCTTGGCCATATCGCCTTCAACCTTGATCTGACCGGACATGAAAGCCTGCATCGACGCCTGTTGGTCGCCTTCGATGAACATCTTCTTCGCCACGTCGTAGGGAACGTTGAGGGTGGTCGGAGCATC is part of the bacterium genome and encodes:
- a CDS encoding SCP2 sterol-binding domain-containing protein, with protein sequence MSHEFLSTTWFEEAEKIRAEINPPVPDAVKDLVINLKVAGGPDGDIEAKMAAGKFELGLAADAPTTLNVPYDVAKKMFIEGDQQASMQAFMSGQIKVEGDMAKLMQMQTAGAPSAESIKVQELIKEMTA
- a CDS encoding mechanosensitive ion channel — encoded protein: MTEWFTDLLVEYGLSEGLAGIAALTTALVALVLAAWLADLIVQRVLLRAVRFVVAASETDWDDVLLRRRTFHRAAHFAPATLFYLAAPVLGAGQVWAERLAIVYMIGAVLRVCDSLFDSGIEIYQRSEVSREKPMRGYVQVVQIFLYLVGGIFMLSTLLDKQPWGLLTGLGAMSAVLLLVFRDSILGFVASIQLASNNMISRGDWIEMPSYGADGDVIDISLHTVKVQNWDKTITTIPTYALISNSFKNWRGMSESNGRRIKRSVNIDLGTIRFCDDEMLERFAKIEYLGEYLDEKRSELSRHNEAIEVDLDELANGRRLTNVGTFRAYVERYLRAHPKIHMGMTFLVRQLAPDEKGLPIEIYVFSNDQDWGNYEAIQADIFDHILAAIPQFDLRVYQSPSGHDLVLAGRAVGASGAH